The DNA segment TGAGCGGAAGTTGCTGGTCCAACTGCTGCAGTAGATCTGGATAATTCGTCAGGTAGAGAATGCTCTCGGAAGGTGCGCTGTTGAGGTTTCCTGTAGCCGCTTGATGCAACCGTGAAGGATCTTGAGCCGCTTGCAGGATGTGTTCCACGGTCTGATCTGAGTAGAAAGCGTTGCTGGCAACAAGGGCGTCCAATGCGGGAGCCGATAGTAACGTGACGGGGAGTTGCTGTTGGGTTTGCGCAATAACGGGTTGCGGTAAGTTGACAACAAATACCATCAGGCTGGCAAAGAAGCAGGTTGATGCACCAACTGGTTTTCGAAAGTGAGATAACATCGTGGTTGTGTCCGAACGGAGTAGTTGAGAAGCGATGTGAAACCGAATGATCGGTCGACATAGGTAATTGCTTGCTTGCCGGTGATCGAGGACACAAAATCATTTTTTCTTTAGATGCCAGTGCGGTTCCTGCCGTCGTTTACTCCTCCCGGTCAGGTCAACCAGCAGAATCGTTAGAATCGTCGGATCTGGTTGTCGCTGAATTTCGTTCTTTTCCCTAAGAAAAATGTCCTCGATCGTATTCCTGCGGCCAATATCTAAGAAGAACCTACGTCGTAAACGACCTTGACTTCACTTGGATGCACGCCAAATCTCATGAATTCGTCGCAACCCAATGCATACGATTTGTTTGAAATCCTTGTGCGTGAGAACTCGCGGATGCTGATGGCGTACATTCGCTGTGCGATTCGTGATTCGGCGTCGGCCGATGACATCTGGCAGGAAACGATGTTAGTCGCTTGGCGGCGGATTAACGAGTTTGATCGTTCGCGACCATTTGGCCCTTGGCTTCGAGGCATTGCCGCTCGAGTGATTCTAGGATTCGGACGCAAGCAGTCGTACACGGTCCAGGTTGACGAATCGACTCTTGAATTTCTCGATTCGCGATTCGAGAACCTGCAGTCGCTCCGTGGTGACACGTTGGACGAGAAACTGCAAGCGTTACGCGATTGCGTCGCCTCATTGCCGGAACATTACCGGACCTGCATTGAGATGCGGTTCATGAAAGGGGTCAAACCGAGCGAGCTAAGCAAGCAGATTGATTTGACGCTCGAATCGGTCAAGAAACGACTCGTTCGTGCCAAGGCAATGTTAGTAGCCTGCATCGATAAAAAAATGATGACCGAGTAGTTTGAACCAACATCCTGTTTGGCGAGAGTAAAACGATGACGCGAGATCCAAACCGACTGTCCGATGCGAATGATCAGTTCATTGAATCATTGCTGCAGGAAGCCTACGACCCCGGCGCGGAAGCCGATGACGCTCGCATCGATCGTTTGATGGAACAAATTCGCGACGGCCAAACGGATCCATCGGCAACGGTAGAACTCCGCAAATCGCCGCTACAATCTGCAAGTCGGTGGGGGGCCCGGTTGGCGATCGCAGCTTGCGTGTTGATCGTCTGTGGGTACGCCGTTATTTCAATGTCGGGGTCCCATTCCGCTTATGCCGCCGTGTTGCGAGCAATCGAAGTTAATTTGCCAACGCGTGAATACCGTGTGCAGATGACAAACCGCTGGCCGGTTGTGGGCGAACGTGACGTAACGGCCAAACTTTACGTGAACAATCGTGACGAGTTCTGTGTTTGGCACCCAGGCTGGTTGCCAGGTGGTGAAATCTGGGTGGGTGGCGACCTGGACTCTCGTTGGATCGTTCCCCGGGTTGGTCCCATTGTCACTGGTGATGAGGACTTGATCGCATCGGCATTGCAAGGACAGGGCTTGGGGACCCCGATGTTGCACCTGCGGACATTGCTAACTCGAATGAGTGAGGACTACGATCTGAGACTCTTGGCTGACGAGGATATTTCAAACCCTCGTCAGCCGAGCGAATCGATTCGGTGCCAACATGTTACCGGTGTCCGCGCTGTCTCCAGCGGCATGACCCCGATCCAAATCGACCTGTGGGCGAACCGAGAAACGGGAGTTGCTGAGCGAGTGGAACTTGTATGGCCTCAAGACACGGAAGCCTGGTTGCCGCTGCGGTGGCGAATCGATCTCATTGCGTTTCCGGAGCTGGCCGACAATTGGTTTGAGTTCCAAGGACACAGCGAGCCCGGTCGTATCGTTATGCCAATGCCGTCGGGGATTTCCGAGGATCCACCTGCCCTGCCGTTACGTTGATCTGCACTCGTTCTCAAATGTCGCTGACGCTGTGATAATTTTTAAAGTTTTCGGTCCTCGACCGGATTGGTTCTGACAATAAGAAAGTGATCGACACACGTTTGTGGCCATCGACGCCAGCATGTGTTGCCACTTCATTTTGAAGGAACCGAAGATGCGTCTGTTGAAAAGTTTTTTGATCG comes from the Roseimaritima multifibrata genome and includes:
- a CDS encoding sigma-70 family RNA polymerase sigma factor, translating into MNSSQPNAYDLFEILVRENSRMLMAYIRCAIRDSASADDIWQETMLVAWRRINEFDRSRPFGPWLRGIAARVILGFGRKQSYTVQVDESTLEFLDSRFENLQSLRGDTLDEKLQALRDCVASLPEHYRTCIEMRFMKGVKPSELSKQIDLTLESVKKRLVRAKAMLVACIDKKMMTE